The DNA window CGGTGGGTGTCGATGGCGACGGCGGGTGGATGTCGATGGCGACGACGAAATGGGGTGTGGTGGTAACCGTGAGAGACGCCAATCGCAGGCTGTCGGGTCGATTTTCCGAACCGTTTACCCGCTGGCCAACCCACACTCCGCCATGACCGAGTTCGACCCCGAAAAGTTCGAGGAGAAGTACGTCTACTACTTCGAGGAACTCGAGGAAGCCTACTCGAACGCGTACAACCAGCTACACGGACGGTACGATTCGGCGGTGCTTCGGGCGATCGACCGGAAGGTCTTGAGCGAAAGCGAACCGTTCTACGTCGGTGACGGCGAATTCAGCGTCGAACTCCCGGACGATGCTCGAGAACGCGTCGGTTCGGTTGCCGACCACGACCAGTTCGAGACGGTCCTCACGGAACTTCGCGAGCGAATCGAGCGCGAACTCCAGCGGATCTTCGGGTTCGACGACGAGGCGTGACGAACGGACGGTCGGACGGACTTCCGACCGCACGTTCCACCAAAGTGTAGTTTTGGAGTTCAGGCGAAGTGTCGAAACTCGGCGTCAGTAGACGTACTCCTCGGCCATCTCGACGGGGGAAATCGTCTCGAGGTGTCCCGCTGCTTCGAGTTCTGCGATCCGTGAGACCGTCTCCTCGAGCGCCTCGTAGGAATCCTCGTCGTCGATCTCGTAGAACGGAATTGCCGTGATACCGCCGTGTTCGGCCGTCCACTCGACGACGTCGGCAGCTTCGAACGGTTGGGGTGAACTGGTGAGCGAACACAGATGCGGATTTCCGGCGTAGCCCTGCGCCCGCGCCGAGCCCGCGAACGCGAGGTCGTAGTGTTCCGTGACGAGTTCGTACGACGCTTCCGAATACACTGCACCCGGATAGGCGAAAAACCGGCCGTCGTCTGCGTACCCTTCGTCCTCGAGCCACTCGGCCGGGCCAACGATCTCGGCTGCCAACTGGCTGCTCGAGCCTCCGTCGAGGTGTGAACCCCGTGCAGCGTAACTGCCGATCGTCCAGTCGGCACCGGCCAGCGACGCGATCTGTCCCTCCGTCAGTCGACTTTCGCCGTTTCCGGATTCGGCACCGATTCGCTCGGGGGGAACGAACGCGCTTCCCGTGACGCCGTACTCCTCGAGGAGCGACAGCGCGACCGTGTAGTGAGATTCGTATCCGCCGTGGAACTGGAGCATAACCCGTCCCGTCTCGGGCTTTGGGACGAAGTGGAAGTCATCGACCCAGAGCTGGGCCCCGTCGGCGTTTTCGTCCCCCCAGTGGACGATTTGGAGGACGAAAATTTCGCTGAGATCGGGGTCACCCCGGATGCGAGTGAGTCCGAAGTTCTTGCGCGTCATCGGCATTCCCTCGAGCACTCGCTGGCTGTACTCGACGTAGTCGCCGTCGGCGTCTTGAAGCTGAATCCTGACGACGCTGCTTCGCTCGCCGGCGACGGCGAGACCGGGTGCCACGGTCCGGATGTCGATCGGATCGTCGAGCGTGCGACGGATTCGAGTCTGGCCCTCGTCGTCTGCCTCGAACACGACCGATTGTGACCCCTCGTAATACCGATCCGTATCGGCGTCGAACGAGCCGATATCCTGTCTGACGCGCCAGCGCTCGAGGGTTTCGAAGTCGTCGAACGTCCCGGTCGGTGGCGGCGAGGCCGGACCCGCGTCTGCGAATTCGTCGTCATCGTCGGGGTCTTCGCCGATCACGTGTTCTTCATCCACTCCTTCGGTCCGACCGAGACTGACACCAGCGAACCCCGTTGCACCGAGTGCGAGGCCCGTCGTCAAATAGGTTCGTCGGTTCATTGATCCGTCTCTGTTGTGCGATCGATTCGGTGAGTCATCTGTACGCTTTTGCTCGAGGGCGAGCCAGTGAATTGTTATACTGAGAATAGATTGGGAAACGGAGCGTCAACCAGTTTCGAACGCGGGTAAGCGAAGGAAACACGAGTTCACCGCCACCGATTGGGGTTCTTACACTCGCTGGTACGGTCCTCGACTCGAACTCCTCGAAGCGACGCGCAGACGCGACGAGGCGTCTCGAAACGTGGGTCGTTGTGTCATTGCAGCCCCCCTTCTCGAAGACCAATGACCGATTGACCGTCGAGAAAGCACCCAGGGGAGAGACCTGAAGTCAGAGACTGTGTCGCGAGTGACTGTCCGCTCGAGTTGCCATTGTCAGTTGTGTCGCCACTCGAGACCCAGTCTGATCACACAACAGCGACGTAGGCTTCGAGTCGTCACTCGTCGCGTCGCCCTCGGTCGAGTACGACCCGAACACCTTTGGCGCTCACGAGAATCTGTCCGAGTATGATCGACGAGACGGTCGAGGAGATACAGGCAATGCAGACTCACAGCTCCTCGGTAGTGGCCGTACGTGCGACGCGGGCTCTCGAGGAACTGGTCGATCGAGAGTTCGCTACCGTCGAAGAGTACGTCCGTTCGTTGGAACGAAACGGTACCGTCCTTCGGCGAGCGAACCCCTCCCACGCCTCACTTCAGACGGCAGTCAGGGAGGTCGTTACCGCCGTCGAGGACGCCGACCTCGACAGCGTCGAGGACGCCAAGCGCCACACGCAAGACCAAATCGACGCCGTCGTCTCGCGAGTCGAAGCCGCAAAACGCCTGGCGGCCGAGAACGCGGTCGACGTTCTCGACGACGGCGCAACCCTGTTAACGCACGATTATTCCTCGACGGTACTCGAGGCGCTCGAGTACGCGACGACGGCCGGCAAATCGTTCGACGTCTACATCACGGAGGCTCGGCCCCGATACATCGGCCGCAAGACGGCACGGCAACTCGCCGACATAGACAACGTTGACGCCACCTTGATCACCGATAGCGCCCACGGACTCTACCTCGAGGAGTGCGACCGCGTCGTCGTCGGCATGGATTGTATCGTCGACGAGATGCTGTACAACCGCGTCGGGACGTTTCCCATCGCGGCGACCGCAGCACAACTCGATGTCCCCGTGACCGTCCTCGGATCGGCGTCGAAGATCGTCGAGGAGGGATTCGTCTTCGAAAACGAGTACCGCGTGGGCAGCGAGGTCATGCCGGAACCCGCCGACGGCTTCGCGATCGAAAATCCGAATTACGACGCGACACCGGTCGAGTTACTCGAGAGCGTCATCACGGACGACGGACGCGAGTACTTCTGAAGGAACGAGAACCGCCATTTGTCTTCACAGTTCGGGAGACGACATCACCGCGCCCTCACCGTTACTCGCGTTCGCCGAACGTTCGCGGCGCACCGTCCGTCGGCGTGGCCCACGCGACCGCGTTGCGGAGAACGCGTCGGATCTCTTCGTTTTCGTAGATCGGATACGTTTCGTGACCTGGACGAAAGTAGAAGATTCGTCCGCTTCCCCGCCGGTAACAACAGCCGCTTCGAAACACCTCGCCGCCCTCGAACCAACTGAGGAAAACCAGTCGGTCGGGTTCGGGAACGTCGAAGGGCTCGCCGTACATCTCCGTCCGCGGTAACTCGAGTGAGCCCTCGAACCCGTCGACGATGGGGTGTCCCGGGTCGACCACCCAGAGGCGCTCCGTCTCACCCGCTTCTCGATACTGGAGGCTGCACGTCGTCCCCATAAGTCGCTTGAACGGTTTCGAGTAGTGAGCCGAGTGAAGGGCGATCAGTCCCATCCCCTCGAGGACGCGCCGGTGAACGCGGTCGACGATTTCGTCGGCGACCTCGTCGTGGGCCTCGTGGCCCCACCACACCAACACGTCCGTTCGCTCGAGAACGTCCTCGGTAAGGCCGTGTTCGGGTTCCTCGAGCGTTGCGTACTGGACGTCGTGCGTTCGCTCTCCGTCGGTGAGCCCCTCTGCGATCGTCTCGTGAATTCCATCCGGATAGACGGCTGCGACGTCGTCGTCTTCGCGTTCGTGTCGAAACTCGTTCCAGATCGTGACCGTCGACATCGATTCGGTCTTCAGCGCCCACTCGCTTAGTAGGAGCGTGTGTCACTTCTGACTCTCGCAAGGAAATACAGATTTACTCGGGACTATCGATGGATGGTAGCAAGAACATAACAATTCACGTGAATTATCCCGAAATCGTAGAAACAAATCGGTCACAACCCTTATTTTGATCGACGGCTGCCTCTCTGTATGGACTGGGAGCGTACACGATCGAGGACGAAATGGACCGTTTCTTCTTCCATCTCTCTTCCACGTGCTTGGAAATTGGTGATTTTACGATGATCGGCGCGGGGATTGGTGTGGGGGTTGTCGGTCTCGGTGGAATGGGCCACCTCCACGCTCGACACGTGACGGAACTCGGTGCGAACGTCGTCGCTGGCGCAGACCTCGTCGAAGCACAGCGTGAGCGCTTCGAAACGGAGTTCGAGGCAGAAACGTACGAGACTCACGACGGCCTCGTCGACGACGACACCGTCGACGCCGTTATCGTGACGACTCCGAATCGCTTCCACGAACCGATCGCGATCGACGCGCTAGAGGCCGGTTGTGACGTGCTCGTCGAAAAACCACTCGCACACACCCTCGAGAGCGCGCGGCGAATCGCTCGCGTGGCGGCCGACGCAGACGGAATTTGCATGGTGGGCTTTCACAACCGTCACGCCGCGTCGATGGCCATGTTCGACGACCACCACACTCGCGGTCGATTCGGCGACCTCACGCACGTCGAAGCGAACTACGTCCGGCGACGCGGTGTTCCCGGCCCTGGGTCCTGGTTTACGAATCCCGAACTCGCCGGCGGCGGCGCGCTCCTCGACATCGGCGTTCACGCACTCGACCTTGCCCTCTACACCCTCGATTTCCCACAGATTACTGAGGTCTCCGGCGTAACCAGAACGACGTTCGGTTCCGCCGAGGAGTACGCCGACCCCGACGGATTCGGCGACGCGTGGGATGGGAAGAATGAGACGTACGACGTCGACGACTCCGTCAGTGCGTTCATCCGCTGTGAGAACGGCGAGACCATCTCGCTCGAGGCCGCCTGGGCGACGAACCGCGAGGAGAGCATGGACTTTCGGATTCGCGGCACAGACGCGGGCGCGCAGTTCGATATCGGGGACACGGCTCTGGACATTCTCGAGACCGGAACGGCTGGCTGCGACCACTACGCCGACTCGACGCTCACCGGCGACTCGTCGGTAACCGGATACACCGAACAGGACGAACAGTTCCTTCGCGCAGTCGCCACCGAAACCGAACCCGAAACCAACACCATCGAAGAAGCGCTGACCGTCCAACGCGTCATCGACGCCATCTATCGCTCGAGCGAAACCGGCCGAGCGGCACAACTCGAAGACCCCGAACTCGAGGCGGAACAGTGCGCGAAGCTTCAGTGAGCATCGATTAGCGGTGAAGTATTGCGGTGGGATGGGCCGCCGTGTTCGAACCTGCCCGCCAGTTCTCAGCGGACATAAAAATAACACCAATACTGTGAGGAAATAGTTACATACACCTTCGCCGTAAGGTGTCAATGCAATGCAACGAAGAGCAGCACTCAAAGCGATCGGTGTATCAGTCCTGGCAGGAGCGACGCTGACGAGTACGGCGTCGGCAACCGAAAACGGCCCACGCGTCGTCGACGTCGAATCCGAAATCTCCACCGAAAACACCGATGCCGGTGACGAGTATTCCGTCGAGTACGACGGCAATACCGTCATCATCACCGGCGGGACGACGGTTCCCGAATCGTGTTACGAAGCTGAAGTCGTCGGTATCGACTCCTCGGGCGCTGGTGACGTCGTTCAGGTCACACCACACCGCTACGGCGAGATCTGTACGCAGGTCATCTCTCGGTTGACGTTCGAAATCGAACTCGAGTACGAGGACGAACCGAACGACGTCTCCGTCGAGTTCGTCGACCAGTAACGCTCACTCTCTTTTTTCTCGGGTCTCGAGGTGCAACGGGTGCGAGAACGCAAGCGAGTATCGATTCGAATCACGACGCGTGAGCACGGCCGTCGTCACACGCCTCGCTGAGTCATACTCGTCTCACTCGAGTGATGGACGGAACGAGTGGATGCCGTTTTGGTCGTCTTCAGGAGCAGACGCTCGTTGGTTCGTTCGTCACGCGAAACGCGAAATTGGAGTAACTGCGTTAGACGACTTCGTCGAAATCGTGGTGGCCGTGGATGTCGACACCGTCTTCGGTGATCTCACAGAGGAACACACCGTTTCCGGAGCCGGTGTCGCGTTCGGCAGCAGATTTGATGGAACGTGCAGCGATGGTCGTTGCCTCGTCGTTCGAGAGGTCGTCCTCGTAGGCCTGTTCTAAGTGACCGTAGGCGAGTTGCATCCCCGACCCCGTCACGGTGTAGTCGTCTTTCATGACGCCACCCGCGGGATCGATGCTGTATACGTGGCTGCCCTCCTCGTCCACCCCACCCAGAATCGGGTGGATAGCGAAGAACGGACCGCCGCGAGCGAAGTTCCCTGCGAGTGTCGCGAGGGCGTCGATGCTCATGTCCTCGCCGCGTCGGGATTCGAAGAGATTCACTTCGGCACGGAGCGTCTCGATGAACGACTGTGCGCCGCCGACGCTGCCGACGAGGGTCAGTGCGCCGGTCGGGTGAATCTGCTCGACCTTCTGGACGTTCTTGTTCGAGACGAATCGGCCGCCGAGGCTAGCGCGCATGTCCGTCGCGATGACGACGCCGTCCGTGGTCGTGATTCCGATCGTCGTCGTTCCCGTCTTGTTGACGTTATCGAGATCCGCACGCGAGAGATCGTTCTGTGGCATCGTTCCGATCTCCGGGCCGTAGGGATCCGTCTCGTCGGCCAACTGGTCGACCGTGCGGGAGAACTCCGAGTGATGTTGAGGTGTACGCATTGACCGAACGTTACGACTGGGAGGATATAAAACACCGGCGGTCACCGCCGTGGTTTCCGCTATCAGCACCGATGGCTCTCGAGCGAGATGACCGACAGCGGCATTCGCCGATAAAACGATGCTTCGACTTACGGTGTCTGTGACTGACTTGCTTCGTAGGCGTCCTCGACGCTCTCGAGGAGTCGATGGACCGGAAGGGTAACTCCAGCTTGGCGGGCGGCGATTGCGAGTGGCATCACAGCGATACCGATCACAATACACAGCTGGTACAGTGCGAACAGACTCGCGTGGTACACGCGGGATTTCATCAGCGTTCACTGGGTGCCAATCGGAGGGTGTATATAAATTTTCTTGATATACACCAGGCATAATGATCAACCCTGCAAAATCGACCCGACGCCGTCTTGCGATTCAACTCTACTTTCACTCACTGCAACTCGAGGTGTGCTCGAGGCGATGTACGGCTATGTATGCAGCAATCGACCTGGGCAATTCTCATAACGTATGAGAATCATCCGTCGTTCGTGCGCACCGTGGACCCATTGAGGAGTGCGCCTCGCTCGCACGCCGGCGACGAACCGCAAGACAGGAAACCCCCCGGACCGACCACCTGATATGGCCAATTATCTCGTCGCGATGGAAGCCGCGTGGCTCGTTCGTGACGTCGAGGAGATCGACGACGCAATCGGCGTCGCGGTCAGCGAAGCCGGGAAGCGACTCAACAGCGAAAACATGGACTACGTCGAGGTCGAAGTCGGCGCAACGGGCTGTCCGGCCTGTGGCGAACCGTTCGACTCCGCCTTCGTCGCGGCGAATACCGCGCTCGTCGGCCTCGGCCTCGAGATGGAAGTGTTCAACGCGGATAGCGAGGAACACGCCTCTCGGATCGCAAAGAGCGAAGTCGGCGGTGCCCTTCGCGACGTGCCGCTCTCGGTCGTCGACCTCATCGACGTCTCTGAAGACGAAGACTAATTCTGCGGTCCGTCGCGTCGATACTCGATGCCGTCGGAACCTGCACTGACCCAAAGGATTTTCTATAACCGTTAGTTATTGAGCCGTATGGAGCTCCCGACACCCGCCGACCTCCGCCAGCGCCGGACCGAACTCGGGTTAACGCAGAGTGAACTCGCGAATACGGCGGACGTCTCCCAGCCGTTGATCGCCCGTATCGAAGGCGGCGACGTGGATCCGCGTTTGTCGACACTCCGACGGATCGTCAACGCCCTCGAGAAGGCCGAAAGCGACGTCGTTCGCGCGGAAAACCTGATGAACGAGGCCGTCGT is part of the Natronorubrum sediminis genome and encodes:
- a CDS encoding DUF5783 family protein, with amino-acid sequence MTEFDPEKFEEKYVYYFEELEEAYSNAYNQLHGRYDSAVLRAIDRKVLSESEPFYVGDGEFSVELPDDARERVGSVADHDQFETVLTELRERIERELQRIFGFDDEA
- a CDS encoding polysaccharide deacetylase family protein, producing MNRRTYLTTGLALGATGFAGVSLGRTEGVDEEHVIGEDPDDDDEFADAGPASPPPTGTFDDFETLERWRVRQDIGSFDADTDRYYEGSQSVVFEADDEGQTRIRRTLDDPIDIRTVAPGLAVAGERSSVVRIQLQDADGDYVEYSQRVLEGMPMTRKNFGLTRIRGDPDLSEIFVLQIVHWGDENADGAQLWVDDFHFVPKPETGRVMLQFHGGYESHYTVALSLLEEYGVTGSAFVPPERIGAESGNGESRLTEGQIASLAGADWTIGSYAARGSHLDGGSSSQLAAEIVGPAEWLEDEGYADDGRFFAYPGAVYSEASYELVTEHYDLAFAGSARAQGYAGNPHLCSLTSSPQPFEAADVVEWTAEHGGITAIPFYEIDDEDSYEALEETVSRIAELEAAGHLETISPVEMAEEYVY
- a CDS encoding translation initiation factor eIF-2B, which produces MIDETVEEIQAMQTHSSSVVAVRATRALEELVDREFATVEEYVRSLERNGTVLRRANPSHASLQTAVREVVTAVEDADLDSVEDAKRHTQDQIDAVVSRVEAAKRLAAENAVDVLDDGATLLTHDYSSTVLEALEYATTAGKSFDVYITEARPRYIGRKTARQLADIDNVDATLITDSAHGLYLEECDRVVVGMDCIVDEMLYNRVGTFPIAATAAQLDVPVTVLGSASKIVEEGFVFENEYRVGSEVMPEPADGFAIENPNYDATPVELLESVITDDGREYF
- a CDS encoding ThuA domain-containing protein: MSTVTIWNEFRHEREDDDVAAVYPDGIHETIAEGLTDGERTHDVQYATLEEPEHGLTEDVLERTDVLVWWGHEAHDEVADEIVDRVHRRVLEGMGLIALHSAHYSKPFKRLMGTTCSLQYREAGETERLWVVDPGHPIVDGFEGSLELPRTEMYGEPFDVPEPDRLVFLSWFEGGEVFRSGCCYRRGSGRIFYFRPGHETYPIYENEEIRRVLRNAVAWATPTDGAPRTFGERE
- a CDS encoding Gfo/Idh/MocA family protein is translated as MIGAGIGVGVVGLGGMGHLHARHVTELGANVVAGADLVEAQRERFETEFEAETYETHDGLVDDDTVDAVIVTTPNRFHEPIAIDALEAGCDVLVEKPLAHTLESARRIARVAADADGICMVGFHNRHAASMAMFDDHHTRGRFGDLTHVEANYVRRRGVPGPGSWFTNPELAGGGALLDIGVHALDLALYTLDFPQITEVSGVTRTTFGSAEEYADPDGFGDAWDGKNETYDVDDSVSAFIRCENGETISLEAAWATNREESMDFRIRGTDAGAQFDIGDTALDILETGTAGCDHYADSTLTGDSSVTGYTEQDEQFLRAVATETEPETNTIEEALTVQRVIDAIYRSSETGRAAQLEDPELEAEQCAKLQ
- the psmB gene encoding archaeal proteasome endopeptidase complex subunit beta, with amino-acid sequence MRTPQHHSEFSRTVDQLADETDPYGPEIGTMPQNDLSRADLDNVNKTGTTTIGITTTDGVVIATDMRASLGGRFVSNKNVQKVEQIHPTGALTLVGSVGGAQSFIETLRAEVNLFESRRGEDMSIDALATLAGNFARGGPFFAIHPILGGVDEEGSHVYSIDPAGGVMKDDYTVTGSGMQLAYGHLEQAYEDDLSNDEATTIAARSIKSAAERDTGSGNGVFLCEITEDGVDIHGHHDFDEVV
- a CDS encoding DUF555 domain-containing protein, producing the protein MANYLVAMEAAWLVRDVEEIDDAIGVAVSEAGKRLNSENMDYVEVEVGATGCPACGEPFDSAFVAANTALVGLGLEMEVFNADSEEHASRIAKSEVGGALRDVPLSVVDLIDVSEDED